One Microcebus murinus isolate Inina chromosome 7, M.murinus_Inina_mat1.0, whole genome shotgun sequence genomic region harbors:
- the FZD6 gene encoding frizzled-6 produces MELFSFLLTCIFLPLIRGHSLFTCEPITVPRCMKMAYNMTFFPNLMGHYDQGIAAVEMEHFLPLANLECSPNVETFLCKAFVPTCTEQIHVVQPCRKFCEKVYSDCKEIVDTFGIQWPEELECDRLQNCDETVPVTFDPHTEFLGPQKKTEQVQRDIGFWCPRHLKTSGGQGYKFLGIDQCAPPCPNMYFKSDELEFAKSFIGIVSIFCLCATLFTFLTFLIDVKRFRYPERPIIYYSVCYSIVSLMYFIGFLLGNSTACNKADDKLELGDTVVLGSQNKACTVLFMFLYFFTMAGTVWWVILTITWFLAAGRKWSCEAIEQKAVWFHAVAWGIPGFLTVMLLAMNKVEGDNISGVCFVGLYDLDASRYFVLLPLCLCVFVGLSLLLAGIISLNHVRQVIQHDGRNQEKLKKFMIRIGVFSGLYLVPLVILLGCYVYEQVNRITWEITWVSDHCRQYHIPCPYQAKTDARPELALFMIKYLMTLIVGISAVFWVGSKKTCTEWAGFFKRNRKRDPISESRRVLQESCEFFLKHNSKVKHKKKHYKPSSHKLKVISKSMGTSTGATTNHGTSAVAITNHDYLGQETMTEIQTSPETSVREVRADRASTPKLREQDCGEPAFPAASSSKLSGEQADRKGQAGSVNDRNSMSESAQSEGRVSPKSNIAETGLVQNNNLQVPSSSEPSSLKGSTSLLVHSVSGVRKEQGGGSHSDT; encoded by the exons ATggaactgttttcatttttgttgacaTGTATTTTTCTGCCCCTCATAAGAGGGCACAGTCTCTTCACCTGTGAGCCAATTACTGTTCCCAGATGTATGAAAATGGCCTACAACATGACATTTTTCCCTAATCTGATGGGTCACTATGATCAGGGTATTGCTGCTGTGGAAATGGAG cattttcttcctcttgcaaATCTGGAATGTTCACCAAATGTTGAAACTTTCCTTTGCAAAGCTTTTGTACCAACCTGCACAGAGCAAATTCATGTGGTTCAACCTTGTCGTAAATTTTGTGAGAAAGTATATTCTGATTGCAAGGAAATAGTTGACACTTTTGGGATCCAATGGCCTGAGGAACTTGAATGTGACAG ATTACAAAACTGTGATGAGACTGTTCCTGTAACTTTTGATCCACACACAGAGTTTCTTGGTcctcagaagaaaacagaacaagTCCAAAGAGACATTGGATTTTGGTGTCCAAGGCATCTTAAGACTTCTGGGGGACAAGGCTATAAGTTTCTGGGAATTGATCAATGTGCACCTCCATGCCCcaacatgtattttaaaagtgaTGAGCTAGAGTTTGcaaaaagttttattggaatagtTTCAATATTTTGTCTTTGTGCAACTCTTTTCACATTCCTTACTTTTTTAATTGATGTTAAAAGATTCAGATACCCAGAGAGACCCATTATATATTACTCTGTCTGTTACAGCATTGTATCACTTATGTACTTTATTGGATTTTTGCTAGGCAATAGCACAGCCTGCAATAAGGCAGATGATAAGCTAGAACTTGGTGACACAGTTGTTCTAGGTTCTCAAAATAAGGCTTGCActgttttgtttatgtttttgtatttttttacaatGGCTGGCACTGTGTGGTGGGTGATTCTTACCATTACTTGGTTCTTAGCTGCAGGAAGAAAATGGAGTTGTGAAGCCATTGAACAAAAAGCAGTGTGGTTTCATGCTGTGGCATGGGGAATACCAGGCTTTCTGACTGTTATGCTTCTTGCTATGAACAAAGTTGAAGGAGACAACATTAGTGGAGTTTGCTTTGTTGGCCTTTATGACCTAGATGCTTCTCGATACTTTGTACTCTTGCCACTGTGCCTTTGTGTGTTTGTTGGGCTGTCTCTTCTTTTAGCTGGCATTATTTCCTTAAATCACGTTCGACAAGTCATACAACATGATGGCCGGAAccaagaaaaactaaagaaatttatGATTCGAATTGGAGTCTTCAGTGGCCTGTATCTTGTGCCATTAGTGATACTTCTTGGATGTTACGTCTATGAGCAAGTGAACAGGATTACCTGGGAGATAACGTGGGTCTCTGATCATTGTCGTCAGTACCATATCCCATGTCCTTATCAG GCAAAAACAGATGCTCGACCAGAATTGGctttatttatgataaaataccTTATGACTTTAATTGTTGGTATCTCTGCTGTCTTCTGGGTTGGAAGCAAAAAGACATGTACAGAATGGGCTGGATTTTTTAAACGAAATCGCAAGAGAGA TCCAATCAGTGAAAGTCGAAGAGTGCTACAGGAGTCATGTGAGTTTTTCTTAAAGCACAATTCTAAAGTTAAGCACAAAAAGAAGCACTACAAACCAAGTTCACACAAGCTGAAGGTCATTTCCAAATCCATGGGGACCAGCACCGGAGCTACCACAAATCACGGCACTTCTGCAGTAGCAATCACTAACCATGATTACTTAGGACAAGAAACTATGACAGAAATCCAAACCTCTCCAGAAACGTCAGTGAGAGAGGTGAGAGCAGACAGAGCCAGCACGCCCAAGTTAAGAGAACAGGACTGTGGTGAACCTGCCTTCCCAGCAGCATCCAGCTCCAAACTCTCTGGGGAACAGGCCGACAGGAAAGGCCAGGCAGGCAGTGTGAACGACAGGAACAGCATGTCTGAAAGTGCTCAGAGCGAAGGAAG gGTAAGTCCGAAGAGTAACATTGCTGAAACTGGTCTGGTGCAGAACAACAATTTGCAGGTTCCCAGTTCTTCAGAGCCAAGCAGCCTCAAAGGTTCCACATCTCTGCTTGTCCACTCAGTTTCAGGAGTGAGAAAAGAACAGGGAGGTGGTAGTCATTCAGatacttga